Genomic segment of Salvia hispanica cultivar TCC Black 2014 chromosome 2, UniMelb_Shisp_WGS_1.0, whole genome shotgun sequence:
AAAGACCAAACTAACTGCACAGCATATGTGAATCAGTCaattagataaatattttcCAAGTGAAATCATTCTTACTACTCCACaatattagtaaaatgtgTTGCTTGCATAgaatcatttttcttgtgtGTACAAGAATTTGTAAAACAGAagaattttgatggttttgCTCAACTAACACTCCTCATACTTAACAACAGCTCTGATGTTTTCTAAAGTACTCCTTAATTGGCATCAGgtgattataataaaatatgacatattttttGAGCTGCTACATTGTAATCCATTTCACAAGTTTTGTTCGCAGACCCTCTCCAATTTGATCTACATCCCAGCATAAATTCACCCCTATTCCATGTatccaataataaaattgaatgaaaacAACAATTCTAGCAAatcccaaaaacaaataaaaattctcaGTCCAGTTCTTCTATCTATTTTTCCTACCAATTCAGGAAGAGTCGAATTGTTAATCACCCAGACTTGAACATaggaattggaattgattCATACCTATAACTCCAGAGAAAACAGGCCGAATGTTTACCTTGCTGAACGGCAATGTTATAACGGCGGCTGCTCGGTTCTAGCGCAACGGAGGAGAGATGCTATATACCATATACGTAGTGAGGCCACAGTCGCGGCTGAGAGAGGGCCAACAATGGATGTCTTTCACCTTTAGACCTTTTCCTCACTTTccgttttcttttcttccaaaaCAATTGGGCCGAGAGTAGTTGGGCTCCATTATTATAGTATAGTAAATAGGGCATATTTTGGGATAACTATGGGCATCGCAATGGTGGTcctcttgggcatgcccaagccTCCATTTCTTAGGCATGTCCAACAAAGTTGGCCCTACACATGAAAATTTGGTCATTACAAAGATAGACCGGGAGGttaccaattaaaattattttctaacattttttattatattttaattttagctagaatgaaaattatttgcctataataattaaaacacatagtgcataattaaaataaaaaaaattataacaaaatttttgttgtattgttataaaaggaaaaactatacaacaaaaaatttgatatcaCACGATCAACACCGAGAACCCATATCACGCTGCGCCCCCTCCTCTACGGTTCCAGACCTCTTCAACCAAATCAGTCTGCAGTGTTGAATGTGATATTTCCCTCAGCATATCGGTGAAGCGCTAAATCAAGTATGCATTACTGCGTGGTACACCCATCTGCAGGGGGTTGCAATACCGTGACTTGTGCTAGCACCATCTTCCGGTGCCCAACGCTCTGCAGCAAAGCCTTCATCatctattatcatattgtgcaatatgatacTCACAGTCATGATGTCTGCAACACCATTTTTGTGCCATTATCGAACCGGACATCGGATAATGGCCCATCGCGCTTGCAGGACTCCAAAAGCCCACTTAACATCCTTCCTAGCaccttcttgttttttttgcaaaataggTCTGCTTCGGCCCAACTGGTTGCCGGATCGTCTTGACAAACACGGGCCaacgagggtatatcccatcggTCAAATAGTATGCCCTGTTGTAGTGCATGCCATTAGCCACGAATCTGACTTGCGGACCCTCACCCCGGGACTCATCATTGAAGAGATGCGACAATTGTAgaacgttgatgtcgttgttcgacccagCAAcaccaaaatacgcatgcctgATTCGCAAGCGGTAGTCAGCAACGGCTTCAAGAATCATCGTGGGATGTCGCCCTTTGAAACCAGAAGTGAACTTCCCCTTCCAAGCCACCGGGCAGGTCCTCCACTCCCAAAGCATGCAATCgatgctgcctaacatccccgGAAAATGATGCGCAGTCCCGTGCATATTTATCAGTCTCTGGCATTCATCGGCCGTTGGTTTACGTAGGTACTCCCCTTTGAAGATATCTTTGATACCCTTACAAAACTGTCTCAGTATCTTAAGAGCAGTCGTTTCGCCCATCTGTAGATATTCTTCGAACATGTCAGCAGGCCCGGCATAGGCAAGCTGCCTAATTGCCACGGTGCACTTCTGATATGTCGACAATCCGAGTCGACCGGTGGCATCATGTCGCAAGGTGAAGCACCTGTACCGCTGAGATAAACACGTCGCAATATGGATGAAGAGTCGTTGCGACATTCTGAATCGCCGATGAAAAATCTCCGGCGGATAACGGGGGTTATCGCCAAAGTAGTCTTCCATGAACCGCTGGTCGGCCCCGGCATGGTCACAATTGATATACCGCCGATGATAGATCGGCCGAAGGActgccgccaccgccgcctcctcctcgtcGGCTTCAGCTTGCACCGCTGTAACTAGTTCATCAAACTCCTGATCGATCgcttgttgaaaactttcatCGTCGGAATCCATGTTTTGAAAGTAAATTGAAATCAATTGGAAAGAGTGGAGTTTGGTTTGGGGTAAAAAAATAGAggaaaaatgatgaatatataaaaaaatttgaaaaaaaataaataaattcggagGCCCAAGGGCCCGGCTCTCAGCCCGTGCAGTGGCGAGCCGCGCCTCGCGCCCATGGGCCTCGGCCGGGCCGAGAGCTCGCCTATCTCACGTCCACCCCCCTGAGCCGACTCCCCTTCACGCCTCGGTAGTGGGGGGCCGCACATGGGCCGACTCCAGGCCAAGGGCTGTGGCCCTCCCAATGTGGATACTTTaattagggcatccacaatggggtggactatagcccgccctatgcaccgccacatcagcattttatcctccgcctcttccacctgcaatggggcggactatagcccgccctaagcattttatttattttttgaatatttaaacactacaatAATTGGAGAAAACAACTTCATTCCATTGAAAGTTCAAATTTTACATTacgaaataaaaatactacaaaTCCTCAATGGTCGAAACTATTTGTTAGATATTTTTAACTGCGTGCGCAATAAGGAATATCAAGCTTCCTGggtccagagaatccactagatcacaaggtctaggaactcgcaGAACGCtgaaagatctcggtcgtTGGACACACAGAATATCACTTCAAAACTCTCATCCCGCGTATACTAGaattagtatagggaagtagggatcgatcccacgagaaCAGATGcgaaatcatgcatttaaaGGGCTTTTGGGTGGtatggctgctgccacgcaaatttgggttgaggaaCTTATACTAggcaaaggaaaagaaatttaactATATCTAGATCTAAGAACAGGAAACAACCACGTAACACATATTAGCATTATATCATCACTATCTCAAACAAACTTCCTAGATCTAGTAATATTCAACCTAATCTAGCTAGACAGACTCGATGCATGCAGTGGAGAccatttttcctaaaatagaagtGTACTAccaaaaagctgcaaaataaccaACTTTAAGCCTAACTACCTTCAAAACGCAAAGCATCATCGGAATTTAACTGAAACATGATGAAAACAGAACAATGATAGTAACTCAACGACGACCAACAAATCGGACGTCAGAAAAACGCCGAGAAACCCAACAAAAACTCAGATCTCTATCTCCTAGATGAAGTAAAGCAAAAACGAAAGcagaaattcaaaatccatgcacaattCAGTTCtcctgttcagatccacacttcggatgctaaatccactccggatccaagcatccgagaCAAACTccgatcaaaatcatctccatAACTACAGATTCGCCGATTCTCCACAGATCAACAACAATAACCACAGATCAACTCAGATTTCTCAGATCAAGTACATAAAACATCCAACACAGAGAATAACAATCAACCTCCGAAACAAACTcctcaaaacataaaatcaacataaatcaacacagaatcaacaccatcatgacgtaaaataaaattcatagataaacAGCAAGTAGCAAACAGATATTCGACTTCGAAACGACAAAACATAAACGCTGAAAAGTaaatgattgtatcttcgtcctccttgaggacggtgttgcacAAATTTCCCGAAGATGAGACCACTATTCTACTCCAAAattcccatttcccaagtgtgtgtgtgtgtgtgtgagctgagagctaTATCGTATATCTCATGTGTGTTGCATTCTCCTCCTTATATAGACGTGGAAGTGGGTCTAGCAGGGGCTCTTTTGTGTGAATAGTCTTCTTTGCCCTCAGCTTCGGACTCCCCTcgtctagccattttcttccttgattctgctcacttttcgACTCCTTCCTTCGCTGGTCCACTGCCTCCAATTCTTCCTAGACCTGGCGaatttccttcacacacctggcttaaacaatgtgttagacccagtaatTAGTGATTTTTCgtcacataaccgatgcatgaaattagccttatcactcttccaaacttcttcaatcatgtagTTCATGAGCGCCGCATGGTCTTATTGGCTGCGCATTGAGGTCTGTCTCTCTAGAACCTCATCGAAGCCCATCGGTAATCCTCGAGCGACAGGCGGGGTCGCCGTGCTGGAGCTAGATACGACTTCATCATCGACCCAATCGGTGACATATCCAACTTCTTattcgactatcatgttatgcatgatgatgcacgcatacatgacatCGGCGATGACTTCCTTGAACCAGAAACGCGCCAGACCTTTCACTATTGCCcaccgcgattggagcacaccaaatgcctGCTCCACATCCTTTCGCGCAGACTCCTGCTTTGCCGCAAACAAGATTCTCCTATCACCCATTGGGcagctgatcgtcttcacaaaaacAGGCCACCTTAGGTATATGTCATCGGCcaagtagtaccccatatgatATCTGTGGTCGTTAACAGTGAACCCGGTGGTCGGGCCGTGACCCCTGCATTGATCGGCGAAGAGGGTGGACGAGTTGAgtacgttgatgtcgttgttcgaccagACTACACCGAAGTATGCATGCCAGATATAGAGGCGATGGTCAGCGACTgcttcgaggatcatcgtcgggtggCTGCCCTTATAGCCACTAgtaaattggcctctccacgccgtcggacaattcttccactgCCAGTGCATACAATCGATGCTTCCTAGCATTCCAGGGAAGTCGTGCACCGTCTCGTGCATCCTCATCAGGCTCTGGCAATCATCAGCAGTCGGGCGTCGCAAATATGTGTCGCCAAAAGCCTCCACAACTCCCCTACAAAAATTCTTCAGACAATCGCGTCCAGTTGTCTCCCCGACGTGAAGGTACTCGTCGGACATATCGGTTGTGGTGCCATACGCCAACTGCTGGATCGCAACCATGCACTTCTACAACGGGGTAAATCCGGGTCTGCCGATGCCGTCTTCCCTATACTGGAAGTATTCATCACGTCCTTCCAACGTCCGGACAATGGGGAGAAAAAGATCTCGCCGCATTCTAAAACGGCGGTGAAAAACCGTTGGGCCCCACCGTGGTTGCTTGGCAAAATAGTCTGCGACCAGACGTTGGTGAGCTACGTTGTGCTCGCGGGAGACATACGTCCGACGTCGAATCGGCCGAGGGACCCGggccgcctccgcctccgccgctgCACGCTCGCGCTTCATTTTTGCCAAGCATTCCGCCACAGCATCATTAACGCAATCGAACAAGGCCCGAGTCAAGCCCCGTCTACTGCCAATTGATATACTCCAATCGTCGCcgtcgggattcatttttgtaGTGAGAAAACTGGAAAGGgatgagagagatgagagagaaaaaataggagaTGTGAAATTGGAAGATGGAAAATGGTAGAGAATCGGGGtgtttaaatagaaaaaaaaattggaaaaaaaaaatgaaaacacgtGTTATCGTCCGTCGCATTGTCCACGTCGCCCACAGTGGCGAACGATGCATCATctgtcgcatcgtccgcctcATTGTGGATGGCCTTAGAGTATAAAGGAAACAGTGCATATTCATTATACTAATGAGATTAATGGCTCTAGTTTGGGATAACTCAATTCATATTTGGAAGAAAAAGGGTTTTAGGGAAAACCCATACCATTAACTAAAGACGTGGTTGAACTTTAAAGAACTAACAAAAGATGATCAACTACGTCAACTATGCAGtccatatcaattaattatttaagattttataaattctctCTATATTTcccttaaaataatttattgctatattttatttgaaatggtagatttaaaatattgattattactCACTCTGTCCGCGAATATGAGTTCCTTTTTTCCATTATGGCCAATctgtgaataggagtcccggttcataattaccataaataataaagatgtctcacattctactaactcattacactcatgtttcatttaaaactaatatatacttccattaacttttttccacccacttttcttaacattttttaaaattcgtgctgaaaaaatatgagactcctattagtggatgaagggagtagtttttagtTAAACTTATTATTGACATTCTAAATAAGGCGATTAGCTTTTTGGTAAGTTAATTCTGTTTAAGGGATTAATTATACGGTTCTTTATTATTTCCATCTCGCTCTTTAAtgcttttattaaatttagacCAATGTTTAAAATTAGCCCTCTACATTTTCCCTAGTCACACTATGACGTGTCTTCGCTAGTGCTTTGAActctttaaatttacaaagGTTTTTGACTTGTGATGCATCAAATAGACTTGGACTAACCTCgaataatcatcaataaaagtgatGAAGTATTGATAGTCACCCCTAGCTAGTGTTTGAAATGGACCACACACGTCTAAGTGAATGAGATCTAGTAACTTCTTGGCTCTATTACCTTTAATAttaacactacaaaaaaactCGCGCTTTAGTGACGGAATTTCTGTCACTAATCAGCGAAATTTAGGTAAATAACAGATTTAGTGACAGATTAAGTACTGACAGATCCGTCAATTATAAGCttattagtaaaaaacaaTTAGTGGCGGAAATTCGTCACAAAATTTACAATGACGGAAATCAAAGGCGGCAGCCATGGTAAATTCGGATTATTGACGGACTATTCTGTCACGAATTAGTGACTGACATTTTTCAGTTGCTTATCCGTCACTAAACCCTGAAATTTCCGCTGCCGTAACTAATCCTGTCACTAATCAgcgtttttttttagtgtaaaaGATCTTTTGGCCATCTCGTTTTCCAAGCAAGATTCGCAAGTTGGAAAAGATTCTAAATTAAGTCCCTCAAATGAGCCAAGGCTCGCCAACTTTTTGATCCTTCTCAAATTGTCATGTCCAAGTCTTAGATGCCACAACATATCTTTCTCTTGCGCGAAACTGATATGTTATTCGACTCAACAAGATGATGTATCGAGTGTATGGTATATAAGTTATTTTCCATGGTACCATGACAGATAAAATGATTGCCTCTCTTTATAATGCAAGCATCATCAAAAGAAACAGaatatccataaaaaacaagTTTAGAAATCAAAACCAGGTTCCTTCTAATTCGAAggtatcaataaaatattgttcaatATTAAAACTCTATTACTAGAAAAGTGAATATAAACAACTCCAACTGCAATCGCTCCCACTCTAGTAGCATCCCCCAGATGGACAGTGATCTCGCCCCCACTTAGTTTTCTTGATCCCTGCAAAAGAGCAAGATAAAAACACATATGATCAACGCCTCCCATATCTACTACCCATTGATGGGTAGAAACAATTGCTAAGTGAGTTTCAAGAACATGAACTTGGTGTATGCCTGAATCACTTTgaccttttctctttttgggGCAATCAGGTTTCCAGTGTCTCTTTTCACCACACTTGAAACATTTTCTAGTTTTCCTTGCTCTAACCTTCTTTGCCTTTAATCCCTTAACGGCCTGTTCCGCTTCGCTATCCCTTCTTGGTTTAGTGACCTTGAAAGTGGAGGCGTGGTCAACTAACATGGCGTGCTTAGCTTGGACATAAATGCCTTCAGAATTTTGAAGCTCAGTTAGAAGCTCAGCCAAGGTGAATTTTTGCTAAGTCATTTCATAGTTGACTTTGAACTGCTGAAAACTTACATGAACTCTAGAGTTTTGTGTCCATTTGAGATTCTAGATCAATTGATCCTCCCAAGacctcaatttgattgaggtgGCGCATCATTTCCAGGGCATAGTCCCTTACACCTTCTTCAATAGTCTTATTCACAAGGCTTCTGATTGCTAGAGATCTAGCAGATCGACTCTGAGTCCCAATGAGGGATTAAAGGTTCTCCATGATATTATGAGTGAATTCATAGGAATGATGCTGATGTTGAAGTACAATTGTCATAGACGCCAAAATGTAGCACTTCGTCatctcatttccttttatcCACTTTCTATACATGGCCTTAACTTTTTCAAAAGCATCATCAGCAAGTTTTCCGGACAATCAGTTTCAAGCACAAACTTATAATCATCGGTTATGAGAACAATGTCCTAATTACGTTTCTAGTCTACATAATTCGGCCCTCGAGTTTATTTACTTTCAAGATTACAGATCATGGATTGAGCGGCATAATTGATATTGactgagaataataaaaagtatcCATCACACAACTATATATGATAAAAGaacataaaaatcataaaacattCAAGAATCGCATATACTATTAAAACGCTAAATAAACAAGTACCAAATGATGTCATgaattatttagatttaaaataaaatcttggtCACAATACCAACAGAGAGTCTAGAGACCATAAGAATGACATGATTGACTAATATTTCCTAAGTTAGTACCATAATTCTAGTCCTCAAGAATTTTATCTTACTTTAAATACTCCTCTAAAGAAAGGTCGTACGCCACTCAATAAAATTCTAAGACCATAGTTAAGTTTCAATATTCGAGGAGCCAAATTATGTAAACTAGACACGTAATCAGGACATTGTTCTCATAACCGATGATTATAAGTTTGTGCTTGAAACTGATTGTCCGGAAAACTTGTTGATGATGCTTCTGAAGAAGTTAAGGCCATGTATAGAAAGTGgataaaaggaaatgagatGGCGAAGTACTACATTTTGGCGTCTATGACAATTGTACTTCAACATTAGCATCATTCATATGAATTCACTCATAATATCACGGAGAACCTTTAATCCCTCATTGGGACTCAGAGCCGATCTGCTAGATCTCTAGCGATCAGAAGCCTCGTGAATAAGACTATTGAAGGAAGGCACACCCGTAAGGGACCATGTTCTGGAAATGATGCGCcacctcaatcaaattgaggtCTTGGGAGGATAAATTGATCTTGAATCTCAAGTGGATATAATACTCCAGAGTCTTCATGCAAGCTTTCAGCTGTTCAAAGTCAACTATGAAATGACTAAGCAAAAATTCACCTTGGTTGAGCTTCTAACTAAGCTTCCAAATGCTGAAGGCATTTACGTCCAAGCTAATCAAGCCATGTTAGTTGACAACGCCTCGACTTTCAAGGTCACTAGAAACCAAGAAGGAACGGCAAAGCGGAGCAGGCCACAAAGGGATTAAAGACAAAGAATGGCAAGAAGAAGGTTAGAGTAAGGAAAACTGACGAATGTTTCAAGTGTGGTGAAAATGAACACCAGAAGCCTGACTACCCCAAAAAGGGAAAACGTCCAAGTGATTCAGGCATATACCAAGTTCACGTTCTTTAAGCTCACTTAGCAACTATTTCTACCCATCAATGGGTAGTGGATATAGGAGTAACTTATCATGTGTGTTTTTATCCTactctttttttaaatcaagaaaactAAGTGAAGGCGAGATCACTGTCCATCTGGGGGATGCTACTAAAGTGGGAGCGATTGCAGTGAGAGCTGTTTATATTAGCTTTTCTAGTAGTAGAGTTTTAgtattgaataatattttattgataccTTCGTTTAGAAGGAACCTGGTTTCGGTTTctaaacttatttttcatggatATTCTGTTTCTTTCGATGATGCATTATAAAGAGAGACAGACATTTTATCTTTCGTGGTACCATGGAAaacaacttatatatatacactctACACATCATCTTGTTGAGTCGAATGACATATTAGTTTCTCGCAAGAGAAAAACTTCTTCACATGATGTGAATGATGTACTTGTGGCATCTAAAACTTGGACATGCCAATCTGAGAAAGATCCAAAAGTTGGCGAGCCTTGGCTCAATTGAGGGACTTAATTTAGAATCTTTTCTACCTTGCGAATCCTGCTTGGAAGACATGAGCAAAAGATCTTTTAAGATCAAAGGTAATAGAGCCAAGAAGGTAATAGATTTCATTACTCAGACGTGTGTGGTCCATTTCAAACTCAAGCAAGAGATATATATCAATACTTCATCacctttattgatgattattcGAGGTTAGCCATAGTCTATTTGATGCATCGCAAGTCAAAATCCTTTGAGAAATTCAAAGAGCTCAAAGTAGTAGTGGAGATGCATCGCAAGTCAAAGTCTATTTGATTATTATTCGAGGTTAGCCAAAGTCTATTTGATGCATCGCAAGTCAAAATCCTTTAAGAAATTCAAAGAGTTCAAAGCAGTAGTGGAGATGTGTCATAGTGAGATTATAAAATTCTTACGATCTGATCGTGGAGGCGAATACCTTAGTGATGAATTTTGGGGCTACTTGGCAGAAGTTGGGATTGAATCCCAAATAACTGCATCTGGCAGACCTTAACAAAATGGGGTTGCAGAAAGAAGAAATCGgacatttttttgaaaatggtTCGATCTATTATGTGTTATGCCCAGTTGCCTAAGTCTCTTTGGGCAATTTTCGTTGTGCAATATAAACATGCTATTGCGcatcaattcaatttcatgcttcaACACGTATAAACATGctattgcaaaaataattacataatttagtaatttaatattaaattatgatattgaATCTTACAAGtgtgattctccaaagaatcaaaGTGGCATGTTACTTCTCCATgtgtagatcttgaagcttTATTGCAAAACCAAGgatcttctaacctatgacccAACTCTGAACTCTAGATCTAACTTCCTTGTGGGAGAAATCtattagaaattataaggatcttgaaggagaaaacAAGAGAAACCAATTGTACACACTTGCAATTTTCAAAAACTCCTATTAGTGAGGAGATCGAAAATTTGCTAGTTTGGAGGCTAGGTTTAGGGTTTTGTGTAGTGTAGAATGTCATACCTCTTTcatccctatttatagagtttgtGATGTCTAGTTTAGGTatctatggggcttggattgggcctcccctattggaccttctttactaattaaattataattcataatttaatataaggccAATGAAATATTTCTTGTGTCACTATAGAAGAAATACTGACCGCCCATTCAatccgtgattacaagcaatccgAATTAACCTTTTTAATATACTAGTTCCCGTGTTTGAGACTTTCGATatccatcaattaatttatagtctgctatggactttaaattaattaatttttttcccaaagTTTGTCTAGTATgagatgtatattaaataatacacTTTGCTTTACtattattcttggattaaatccaaacaGACCCggtttccgaataatagaacttTTCTCGAACACCTATTGGGAATATAGTCAAATCGCGAAagcacacgattcaatgtaataataaaactgacatcgtattagttattaattactactactacccaagatatcaggaatatttgggttgcgaaaaacccgcacttACGAATAAGTCAAAGCAACATATGATTAATAACGCATGTCCAATATTATTACAATtgttaagaaatattaaatctccaagacatcgtctttcagtagataatAGTAAAGACGTGTCTATTCTTTAGATCCTTTCAATGTTACACCACACTagtgtcactagtcattctcaaggtaaatATGACTTTTGGATTGACACTCCAACCTTTTGCGATAGGTAGTCAAAGTCTATCTAGattgtgaaaatattttacttctaTAAGGTTTTGACTGAGTCACCTACTGATGATCTGTTCCACGATCCAGCTTTCATAGTAGAAGGcttactaattttaaaattctattgAGTTCATGTGTTGCCTATTATTAGCACACGGTTTGAAGTTTTAATTACATGAAAAGCATCGGTTAATAACGTGTCTCAATTCATGTAAAAATTCAATAGGTTTactccaataaataaatgcaaactAATTCCTAAAAATATGTGTGGCAGAAGGTTTCAAAAAGTTGTGAAAAGGACGATTGATTTAGTATAACATCTTGCACAGGAAACTGAtataaaattgagattttacttttttataatggaaattgaatataaaattgagattTACCTTATGCATTAGGAGTTAGGACATGCACGGCGCCTCTAATCTTTCCCGATGT
This window contains:
- the LOC125206245 gene encoding uncharacterized protein LOC125206245 gives rise to the protein MDSDDESFQQAIDQEFDELVTAVQAEADEEEAAVAAVLRPIYHRRYINCDHAGADQRFMEDYFGDNPRYPPEIFHRRFRMSQRLFIHIATCLSQRYRCFTLRHDATGRLGLSTYQKCTVAIRQLAYAGPADMFEEYLQMGETTALKILRQFCKGIKDIFKGEYLRKPTADECQRLINMHGTAHHFPGMLGSIDCMLWEWRTCPVAWKGKFTSGFKGRHPTMILEAVADYRLRIRHAYFGVAGSNNDINVLQLSHLFNDESRGEGPQVRFVANGMHYNRAYYLTDGIYPRWPVFVKTIRQPVGPKQTYFAKKTRRC
- the LOC125206246 gene encoding uncharacterized protein LOC125206246, with product MVAIQQLAYGTTTDMSDEYLHVGETTGRDCLKNFCRGVVEAFGDTYLRRPTADDCQSLMRMHETVHDFPGMLGSIDCMHWQWKNCPTAWRGQFTSGYKGSHPTMILEAVADHRLYIWHAYFGVVWSNNDINVLNSSTLFADQCRGHGPTTGFTVNDHRYHMGYYLADDIYLRWPVFVKTISCPMGDRRILFAAKQESARKDVEQAFGVLQSRWAIVKGLARFWFKEVIADVMYACIIMHNMIVE